The Anaerobaca lacustris genome segment AAGCCACCTTGCCCACGCTCTTGACCTGTCCATCCACCGCCAGGGCCGGCGTCATCATCACGCCGAACGTCATGATCTCGGCGATGTCCGTGACCTTCTCGATGTCGAATTCGAGCCCCAGCGCCTTGGCGGCGGCCTCGGCGTTCTCCGCCAGCTTCGTACACTTGGGACACCCGGTTCCCAGAATCTGGATCTTTTTCA includes the following:
- a CDS encoding thioredoxin family protein, giving the protein MKKIQILGTGCPKCTKLAENAEAAAKALGLEFDIEKVTDIAEIMTFGVMMTPALAVDGQVKSVGKVASPDEIKKMLA